From a region of the Zingiber officinale cultivar Zhangliang chromosome 4B, Zo_v1.1, whole genome shotgun sequence genome:
- the LOC121977335 gene encoding UDP-glycosyltransferase 83A1-like, giving the protein MGLPHVLALPYPAQGHVIPLMEVCNCLVDYGFKVTFVNTEFNHKRLLAALSTESTMEHIALVSVPDGLGPEEDRNDLGNLTEALMNVMPRCLEEIIEKSNEAEDPITCMLVDDGMRWALELGRKKSLRYAAFWPAAAQMLATLQSFPELVSKGVIDGDGNLISETFQLGPGMSFINASHLLWNLLGDGRTKKQIFNRMVKNSASRAFDVVPEFIICNSFKELEEPTFRYNPKILPIGPLVTGLRPNRAVGNFWPEDAACLSWLDEQQPGSVVYVAFGSFTIFDRRQFQEFALGLEATGRPFLWVVRPDLTGDSADAYPDGFKERVGDRGRVVAWAPQQKVLAHPSVACFVSHCGWNSTMEGVRNGKLFLCWPYFADQFLNQNYICDDWKVGLRMTPDESGIVKREQVKSKVEELLSDEEMRARASMLKENAQKNINDGGVSFENFRTFMDAFKA; this is encoded by the exons ATGGGCTTGCCACACGTTCTCGCCCTGCCATACCCTGCTCAAGGCCATGTCATTCCCCTCATGGAGGTCTGCAACTGCTTGGTGGATTACGGCTTCAAGGTCACCTTCGTCAATACCGAGTTCAACCACAAGCGTCTGCTTGCCGCGTTGTCCacggagagcaccatggagcatATCGCTCTGGTCTCGGTCCCTGACGGATTAGGGCCGGAGGAAGACCGGAACGATCTTGGGAATCTCACGGAAGCATTAATGAACGTGATGCCGCGATGCTTGGAGGAAATAATCGAGAAGAGCAACGAAGCAGAGGATCCGATAACTTGCATGTTGGTGGATGATGGCATGAGATGGGCGCTCGAGCTTGGCCGGAAGAAGAGTCTCCGGTATGCCGCGTTCTGGCCGGCCGCAGCCCAGATGCTGGCCACTTTGCAGAGCTTTCCGGAGTTGGTTTCGAAAGGCGTCATCGACGGCGATG GCAACCTAATCTCAGAGACGTTCCAACTCGGTCCCGGCATGTCATTCATCAACGCGTCCCACTTGTTATGGAACCTACTTGGAGATGGCAGAACGAAAAAGCAAATCTTCAACCGCATGGTCAAAAACAGTGCTAGCAGGGCTTTCGACGTCGTCCCGGAGTTCATCATTTGCAACTCCTTCAAAGAGCTCGAAGAGCCAACCTTCCGTTACAATCCAAAGATTCTTCCCATCGGGCCCCTGGTAACCGGCCTCCGGCCGAACCGCGCCGTGGGGAATTTCTGGCCGGAGGACGCGGCCTGCTTGTCGTGGCTGGACGAGCAGCAGCCGGGTTCCGTCGTCTACGTGGCTTTCGGGAGCTTCACCATCTTCGACCGCCGCCAGTTCCAGGAGTTCGCGCTCGGGTTGGAGGCGACTGGCCGACCGTTCTTGTGGGTGGTCCGGCCCGACCTCACCGGCGACTCTGCCGATGCTTATCCGGATGGATTCAAAGAGCGTGTCGGAGACAGAGGGAGGGTTGTGGCTTGGGCACCTCAACAGAAGGTGCTGGCCCACCCTTCTGTCGCTTGCTTCGTGTCTCACTGCGGTTGGAACTCCACCATGGAAGGCGTCAGGAACGGGAAGCTCTTCCTCTGTTGGCCATATTTTGCGGACCAATTCCTGAACCAGAACTACATTTGTGACGATTGGAAGGTGGGTCTGCGCATGACACCTGACGAGAGTGGGATCGTTAAGCGGGAACAGGTGAAATCCAAGGTAGAAGAGTTGCTTTCAGACGAGGAGATGAGAGCAAGGGCATCGATGTTGAAAGAGAACGCTCAGAAAAACATTAACGATGGAGGCGTTTCGTTCGAGAATTTTAGGACGTTTATGGATGCTTTCAAAGCATAG
- the LOC121978061 gene encoding UDP-glycosyltransferase 83A1-like, translated as MGLPHVLALPYPAQGHVIPLMEVCNCLVEHGFKVTFVNTEFNHKRLLAALSAESTMEHIALVSVPDGLGPGEDRNDLGSLTEALMNVMPQCLEELIEKSNEAEDPMTCMLVDDNMGWALEVGRKKGLRPAAFWPAAAQLLATLMSIPELISRGVIDGDGTPISEYETFQLGPGMPFINASHLAWNLLGDDRTNKLIFNHMVNNNRTIDVAEFIICNSFKELEEPTFRCNPKILPIGPLVTGLLPNRAVANFWPEDAACLSWLDEQQPGSVVYVAFGSFTILDRRQFQEFALGLEATGRPFLWVVRPDLTGDSADAYPDGFKERVGDRGKIVAWAPQQKVLAHPSVACFVSHCGWNSTMEGVRNGKLFLCWPYFGDQFLNQNYICDDWKVGLRMTPDESGIVKREQVKSKVEELLSNEEMRARASMLKENAQQNITEGGASFENLKTFMDAFKA; from the exons ATGGGCTTGCCACACGTTCTCGCCCTGCCATACCCTGCTCAAGGCCATGTCATTCCCCTCATGGAGGTCTGCAACTGCTTGGTGGAACACGGCTTCAAGGTCACCTTCGTCAATACCGAGTTCAACCACAAGCGTCTGCTCGCCGCGTTGTCCgcggagagcaccatggagcatATCGCTCTGGTCTCTGTCCCTGACGGATTAGGGCCGGGGGAAGACCGGAACGATCTCGGGAGTCTCACGGAAGCATTAATGAACGTCATGCCGCAATGCTTGGAGGAACTAATCGAGAAGAGCAACGAAGCAGAGGATCCGATGACTTGCATGTTGGTGGATGATAACATGGGATGGGCGCTCGAGGTTGGCCGGAAGAAGGGTCTCCGGCCAGCCGCGTTCTGGCCGGCCGCAGCCCAGCTTCTGGCCACTTTGATGAGCATTCCGGAGTTGATTTCGAGAGGCGTCATCGACGGCGATG GCACACCAATCTCAGAATACGAGACGTTCCAGCTCGGTCCCGGCATGCCATTCATCAACGCGTCCCACTTGGCATGGAACCTATTGGGAGATGACAGAACCAACAAGCTAATCTTCAACCACATGGTCAACAACAACAGGACCATCGACGTCGCGGAGTTCATCATCTGCAACTCCTTCAAAGAGCTCGAAGAGCCAACCTTCCGTTGCAATCCAAAGATTCTTCCCATCGGGCCGCTGGTAACCGGCCTCCTGCCGAACCGCGCCGTGGCGAATTTCTGGCCGGAGGACGCGGCCTGCTTGTCGTGGCTGGACGAGCAGCAGCCGGGTTCCGTCGTCTACGTGGCTTTCGGGAGCTTCACCATCTTGGACCGCCGCCAGTTCCAGGAGTTCGCGCTCGGGCTGGAGGCGACTGGCCGGCCGTTCTTGTGGGTGGTCCGGCCCGACCTAACCGGCGACTCTGCCGATGCTTATCCGGATGGATTCAAAGAGCGTGTCGGAGACAGAGGGAAGATTGTGGCTTGGGCACCACAACAGAAGGTCCTTGCTCACCCTTCTGTCGCTTGCTTCGTGTCTCACTGCGGTTGGAACTCCACCATGGAAGGCGTCAGGAACGGGAAGCTCTTCCTCTGTTGGCCATATTTTGGGGACCAATTCCTGAACCAGAACTACATTTGTGACGATTGGAAGGTGGGTCTGCGCATGACGCCTGACGAGAGTGGGATCGTTAAGCGGGAACAGGTGAAATCCAAGGTAGAAGAGTTGCTTTCGAACGAGGAGATGAGAGCAAGGGCATCGATGTTGAAGGAGAATGCCCAGCAGAACATTACAGAAGGAGGCGCTTCGTTCGAGAATCTGAAGACCTTTATGGATGCCTTCAAAGCATAG